A window of the Cannabis sativa cultivar Pink pepper isolate KNU-18-1 chromosome X, ASM2916894v1, whole genome shotgun sequence genome harbors these coding sequences:
- the LOC133032383 gene encoding endochitinase A-like, producing the protein MAKTKSAQPSKKPSRGSASASPITPPAPPAPATEASGSSSAPAKSARKSKTQARKSVVDLASPPVVASPIASSTPGFGDHDESHSSDHTLSKSSSSSGALNVDKALVTLPTVSSRTRSKVSTPKNPEVVKPKIASKGKKVVTSSSKVKNLKENPPSV; encoded by the coding sequence atggccaaaactaagagTGCCCAACCGTCCAAGAAGCCCTCTCGTGGCTCTGCCTCTGCTTCTCCAATCACCCCGCCTGCGCCGCCTGCACCAGCAACCGAAGCTTCTGGTTCGTCTTCTGCTCCGGCGAAGTCTGCCAGAaaatcgaagacccaagctcgaaaatcTGTGGTAGATCTCGCCTCTCCACCTGTTGTTGCTTCTCCTATTGCTTCTTCAACACCTGGGTttggtgatcatgatgaatcccattcatccgatcacacattgtcAAAGTCCTCTTCTTCGAGTGGTGCTCTTAATGTCGACAAAGCTTTGGTGACcttgcccacggtgagttctcgaacaaggtccaaggtttccactcctAAAAATCCTGAAgtggttaaacctaaaattgcatccaaAGGAAAAAAGGTGGTGACTTCATCTTCAAAGGTCAAAAATCTTaaggagaatcccccttcggtcTGA